The following DNA comes from Mycolicibacterium lutetiense.
GCGTGGTGTTCGGCGAGCCAGATCTGGTGTGTGACTTCTGGACCGAGCTCGGGCGCAATCTGACTGCCCGGATTGCGGCCAGCGATGACCCGGCCGCGGTGACCATCGAGCAGATCATGGCGTTCCGGGAAGAAGAAGACTTCAAGATCATGGAGCGGCTGCGGCGGCTCGTCGGCGACATCGTGGAGGATCCCGCGACTGCCGAGGCGTTGAAGCCCTACTACCGCTTCATGTGTAAGCGGCCGACGTCGAGTGAGCAGTACCTGGCGACGTTCAACCGTCCCAATGTGACCCTTGTCGACGTCTCGGCTTCGAAGGGGGTGGAGAAGCTGACCGAGAAGGGCATCGTGGCCGACGGTGTCGAATACGAGGTCGACTGCGTGATCTTTGCGAGCGGCTTCGAGATCTCCACCGAGATCAGCCGTCGGTTCGCGATCGATCGGATCACCGGGCGTGACGGGCTCGAGCTGTTCGACTACTGGCAGAACGACTACAAGACCCTGCACGGCATGACCAGCCGCGGATTCCCCAATCAGTTCTTCATGGGTTTCATCCAGGGCGGCGTGTCGGCCAATACCACGGCGATGTTCGAACAGCAGGCCAAGCACATCGCCTACATCATCGCCGAGGCGCAGGCCCGGGGTGCCACCACGGTCGAGCCGAGTCAGGAGGGTCAGGACCACTGGGTCTCGACGGTCCGCGAACTGGCGATGGACAACTCGGCGTTCGAATTGTCCTGCACGCCTGGCTACTACAACAACGAGGGCCGCGGTGGCGCGGAACGCAACGGTGCGTTCCTGGGTGATTTCTATTCACCCGGGTTCTACGCCTTCGACGAGCTGATCGCGCAGTGGCGGGACAATGGTGATCTCGATGGATTGGAGCTCACCTCATGACCACGTCAACTGCACTCGACACCCGGGATATCAAACCGCGCATCGGAACCGAGATCCGTGCCGACAAGGCGACGCTGCTCTCCGGCGAGCATGCCGGACAGATCCGGGAACTGCTAGAGCAGCGCGGGGTTCTGGTGTTCCCGCAGGTCGGGTTCAGCGACGACGAGCAGATCACCTTCACCGAAACCCTCGGTACGTTCGCCGCCGAGCATCAAGGCGAGAGGCTTTACAAGGTCTCACTCGATACCGAGGTGAACAAGCATGCCGACTACCTCAAGGGTTCGCTGTACTGGCACATCGACGGCACGATGAACGAGGTGCCGATCCGGGCCTCGCTGCTGCAGAGCGTAGCGCTGGGTAACCCGGAGGAAGGCGACACCGAGTTCTGCAATACCTACGCCGCCTACGACGACCTGTCCGATGAGGACAAGGCGGACATCGAGGGACTGCGGGTCATGCACTCGGCGTGGAACACGTTGTTCTACTACGACCCCGAACCGAGTGCGAAGACGCTGCGGCGCATGATGGCGATCGGTGATCGCGAGCTGCCGTTGGTGTGGACGCACCAGTCCGGCCGCAAGTCGCTGGTGCTGGGTGCCACCGCGCGCCACATCGTCGACACCGACGGCCCGATCGACTTCAGGAAGAGCATCGAACTGCTGGTGCGGCTGCGGGATTGGGCCACCCAGCCCGATTTCACCTATCGGCACAAGTGGACCGTCGGCGATTTGGTGATCTGGGACAACACCGGAACCATGCACCGGGCCACACCTTATGACCCGATGTCGGGCCGGCTGCTGCAGCGCACCAAGCTCGAGGGCGAGGAGCCCTTCGCTTGAGTACTCAGCACAGGTTCGACGACCGGGTCGCCGTCATCACCGGCGGCGGCCGGGGACTGGGCCGTGAATACGCGCTGCTGCTGGCATCGCGGGGCGCGAAGGTCGTCGTCAACGATCCGGGTGGCAGTGTCACCGGCGACGGCGCTGATTCCGCGCCCGCACAAGACGTTGTCGACGAAATCGTCTCGGCGGGTGGACAAGCCGTAGCGGTCACCGATTCGGTGGCCACACCTGAAGGCGGCCAGGCCATCATCGACGCCGCCCTCGAGCGCTTCGGCCGGGTAG
Coding sequences within:
- a CDS encoding TauD/TfdA dioxygenase family protein, with the translated sequence MTTSTALDTRDIKPRIGTEIRADKATLLSGEHAGQIRELLEQRGVLVFPQVGFSDDEQITFTETLGTFAAEHQGERLYKVSLDTEVNKHADYLKGSLYWHIDGTMNEVPIRASLLQSVALGNPEEGDTEFCNTYAAYDDLSDEDKADIEGLRVMHSAWNTLFYYDPEPSAKTLRRMMAIGDRELPLVWTHQSGRKSLVLGATARHIVDTDGPIDFRKSIELLVRLRDWATQPDFTYRHKWTVGDLVIWDNTGTMHRATPYDPMSGRLLQRTKLEGEEPFA